The Methanococcus voltae PS genomic sequence AACTTCCTCTTCTTTAACTTCCTCTTCTTTAACTTCCTCTTCTTTAACTTCCTCTTCTTTAACTTCCTCTTCTTTAACTTCCTCTTCTTTAACTTCCTCTTCTTTAACTTTGTTATTGATAATTTTTTCTTCAACAGGTGCCTTTTCTACATCTTCTTTTATTCCTACTTCGTCTTTTACAGCGGATTTATTTTTGTATTCTTCAACGTTTTTCGGTATCGAACTTATTTTAGTTTTAGCTTTAGCTTTCGTTACTTTTTTATTTTTATCTTTATTATTATTAGTCTTATTTTTAATTTCGCTAATGTTATTTTTATTATATTTTTTATTATATTGCTTTATTCCAATTATAATTATTGTAGCAACTATGAAAATTGACAATAATATCAAAATCCAATTTAAATCCATGAAATTTACAGATTCTAAAATGCCATTATTTTGTGAGTTTTTATTATTTGTATTTGTATTTGTATTTGAAGTTACAAAATGACTTTTGAATTCTTCCGCAAGTTTCTTATTATTTTGAATATCTACGTTATTAGGGTCTAATTCCAAAGCTTTATCATAACATTGGATAGCTTCTTCGTATCTACTTAATTCTTGAAGTGCGTTTCCTTTACGATACCAAGATATATAATTGCTATCGTTTAATTGTATTGATTTGTCATAGCAGACTATAGCTTCTTCGTATCTACTTAATTCGTGAAGTATGTAGCCTTTATCCATCTGATTAAGATAATTAGTTGGATTTACACCTATAGCTTTATCACAATAATTTAAAGCTTCATTATCCCGTCCTAAATCATAAAGTAAGTATGCTTTATAAATGTAAATATTATCATTATTTGGCTCTAATTCTATGGCATTGTTATAGCACTCTAATGCTTTACCATATTGCCCTATACTAGCACAATTATTTCCTTCCTCAATCCAATCATCGGCAGTATATCCGTAACTATCTAAACTTCCATTTTCTAATCCCAATACTGGATTTATAAAAACAAATAAAATTATCAACAATGCTAAATTCTTGAAATTCTTAAATTTTTTAATATACACATAATTCAACTCCAAAGATTAGTATAAACTTTTAGATTAACTATTAAATTAACTTTCTAAATTTTAAATTGACCATTAATTTTAAAGATTTTGAAATTCATTGATATTATTTTATTATTCATACTATTTATATTATATTTCCTTACACGACATTATTTAGAATACTATTTTATCCTTATGTTTACGATTTAAATGAATAATTTTATATTTAATTAATAATAAATAAATTAGTTTGTATTCTAAAAAATTGGTTAAAAAAATCAAAATAGTATTTAATGAATAATAAATTATAGATTATTAGACGTAATTATGAGATTTATTTTCGAATTGAATTTTATTTATTTATTTATTTATTTTATCTCCAATATAGATTTATTTTGTAAGTCTTTTACTAATATTTTTGTAAATTCCGTTCTACCCTTAAGATTTAAATGATCGGAATCTTGAAACAACGTATTATTTGAAGATATTTTTGAATAATTGGAATAATCTATATATGTAACATTGTATTCTTTTGCTATTTCAGGAACAATCTTATAAAATTCGTCATAAACTTCTTGAGGAACTCTTTCATGATATGAATCTGTTAGGGGAGTTGTAATTAATACTATTTTATAATTATGAGTTTTACAATATTCTATGATTTTTTTAAGATATATTATTGATTGACTTTCAATAGGGTTTACATTAATGGTTTTTTCATCGTAGAAGAAATAATTAATACGTTTT encodes the following:
- a CDS encoding tetratricopeptide repeat protein, translated to MYIKKFKNFKNLALLIILFVFINPVLGLENGSLDSYGYTADDWIEEGNNCASIGQYGKALECYNNAIELEPNNDNIYIYKAYLLYDLGRDNEALNYCDKAIGVNPTNYLNQMDKGYILHELSRYEEAIVCYDKSIQLNDSNYISWYRKGNALQELSRYEEAIQCYDKALELDPNNVDIQNNKKLAEEFKSHFVTSNTNTNTNNKNSQNNGILESVNFMDLNWILILLSIFIVATIIIIGIKQYNKKYNKNNISEIKNKTNNNKDKNKKVTKAKAKTKISSIPKNVEEYKNKSAVKDEVGIKEDVEKAPVEEKIINNKVKEEEVKEEEVKEEEVKEEEVKEEEVKEEEVKEEEV